The Candidatus Binataceae bacterium DNA segment AACTCATAAGCCACCGATTCGGCGATCGCTCGCGGCGCGAGTTTGGAGGCGTTATAGGCCGAGTATTGCGCGGGGCCGCCGCGGGTTTCGGAGCCCAGGACGAAAATCACCGTCCCACCCCCTCGGTCCGCCATCTTGCCGACGACTGCCTGGGTACAAAAGAAGGGACCGTAGGCATTTACCTTGAGCTGAAAGTCGAAATCCTCTTCGGTGATGTCGAGTAGCGGTTTGCGCAAGTATGCGCCCGCGTTGTTGATCAACACCGAAATGGGGCCAAGTTCTTTCTCTACTCGTTCAACCGCCGCCAGCACCTGTTCGCGCTTCGAGACATCGGTCGGAGTGACGAGTGCCTTGCCGCCCGCCTTGCGAATGAGGTCCGCGGTCTCTTCGAGTTGCGACTGGGTGCGCGCGATGAGGCCACAAGCATAACCTTCGCGAGCCAGACGCTGCGCGATGTCGCGGCCGATTCCGCGGCCAGCTCCCGTAACCAATGCAATTTTCGCCATAGCGCAGGAATCTTAGCGATCCCAGGAGAACGGGGAAACCCGAATCTTGCCCTGAGGCCGGAATTCCGCGAGTTACTCGTCCGTGCGCGTAGTGGCTGACGCTAATTCCTTTCAACGCCCGCCGCCCGATGTTCTCCGTTGCCCGGGTTTACCCCAGCGGATGGAGATTATTAGAAGTCATGGCCCCGGACATTACCCAATATTTATGACTTTTCCGCGATCGCACCTTGGCGCTCGTGTTTAAGGATGATACCGTCGAGGCCAGGTGACACGGGAATGAAGTTCCTCCCGATTGTGCTGGTGACAGGTTTATTTCTCGCATCACCGCCCGGCTTGAGGCCAGCGCATGCCGACGGGCCTATCGAAGTCACCGCGCCCGCTGGCGACGATCCGCCCAATCAGGTCCTGGAAATCCCGCCGGCCTGTGCTCAAGACGGCGCGCAGGATGCGTGCGAAGACTTGGGCTCCGATTCAACCGCGGACGCCTCTAGTACCGCGACCGCTGCAGACCCATCGGCGGCCAGCGCCACCGCCGCTCAGGCTGCTAGTCTTGCTGGTGGTGACGTGGGAACCGCGCAGGACTACCAGGAGCAAACGGACAGCGGACTGTACTCTCCGGGAGTACTAGCCCCCTATGGCGGTGGGTCGGTGGAACCCTATCCCCGCATGCCCGCACTGGCGGCGGCGCCGATGCCAATTGCTCCATTTGTGGGTGCGGCGCCATTCGTCCCTTCGGTCATTCCCGCGGCGGGCCCGATAGCTTTCGGGCGCGCGGCGTGGATGCCCGCTCCGCGCCCCTTCACCCCGATGATAGTGCGTCCCATGGGGGCTCCTGGAATGCCGCGCACGTTTCGCCTCCGCTGAAATTCAAGGGTATTATTTGCGCTCCCAGACGCTGTCGCCACCAGGCAGACCTGCGGGAGACCAGCAATGCTCATCACGCTTGACGTCGGTAACAGCCACACCGTCATAGGAATCTACGACGGTGAGAAACTGACGCATCACTGGCGGATCCAAACCGTCCCGGAACGCACCACCGACGAGCACGGCGCGCTTCTCAACACGTTGCTAGCAGGGGCTGGTATCGAGCCTGGGTTTAAACCCGAAGGCGTGATCATCGCCTGCGTGGTGCCTCCCCTGAATCAATCGATGGAGCATCTCGCGGAGCGCTACTTCCGCTGCATCCCGGTGATGGTTGGGCCCGGCATCAAGACCGGCATGCCGATTCTGTATGAGAACCCCAAGGAAGTCGGCGCCGATCGAATCGTGAACGCCGTCGCGGCGTACGAACGATATTCCAGCGCGTGCATCGTTGTTGATTTCGGTACCGCTACCAGCTTTGACTATATAACCGGCCGCGGAGAATACGCGGGCGGCGCGATTGCTCCAGGGCTGGATGTTTCTATGGATGCGCTGATTGCGCGCGCGGCCAAGCTCTACCGGGTCGAGCTGGTGCGTCCTCGTGAGGCAGTCGGCCGCACCACGATCTCTTCCATTCAGTCGGGTCTCATTTTCGGCTATACCGCATTGGTAGATGGTCTGGTTCATCGCATCCGCAAGGAGCGGGGCGAACGGGCGCGGGTAATCGCGACCGGAGGGCTGGCGGAGTTGATCGCGCGCGAGTCCGAAACCATCGAGGAAGTGGATGAATTTTTAACCCTGAAGGGGCTGCGATTGATCTTCGAGCGCAATCGCCGCTAGAGGGAGAGATGTGAATGGAAAAGCCCGTGCGGATCGTTACCGATTCCATGATCGGAATGAAACTGCCGGACTATGCTCGCCACTCGCCGAGAGTTGCGACCGTGCTTGGACACAATCCCGGTCCATTCACGGGTCCGGGCACCAACACCTACCTGGTCGGCGCGAGTGCGCGTCCGATTCTGCTCGACACCGGTCAGGGAGTTCCGATTTGGGGCGATCTTCTGGTCGCCGCGCTCAAGGAGCTGTGCGGCTCCTCCGAACTAGACCGAATAGTGCTGACCCACGCGCACGTCGATCATATCGGTGGCGTAAAGCAGGCACGGGAACGCTTCGGGGAAATGGAAGTGATCAAGATGCCGTGGGTGGGTCACGATACGGCGGCCGGCAATCGTCTGACCGCAATCGCCGATGGCGCGGTCGTGAAAGGCGAGGGGCTAACTCTCCGCGCCATCCATACGCCGGGGCACGCTCCAGATCATCTGTGCTACTATCTTGCCGAGGAGCGCGCGCTCTTCACCGGTGACGTCGTGTTGGGGGCGGGGACTACGGTGATTCCCGATGACACCGGCGACTTGGGCCAATATATGGATTCCCTCCATCGCCTGCTCGAACTGGATTTGGAGACCATCTACCCGGCGCACGGTCCGGTTATCCGCAAACCCAAGGAAAAGATTCGCGAGTACATTTCGCATCGCGAACTGCGCGAACAGCAGATCCTTGAAGCCCTGTCTGGCGGGGGGCTCGAGGTGATGGCAATCGTGAAGAAAATTTA contains these protein-coding regions:
- a CDS encoding SDR family NAD(P)-dependent oxidoreductase, encoding MAKIALVTGAGRGIGRDIAQRLAREGYACGLIARTQSQLEETADLIRKAGGKALVTPTDVSKREQVLAAVERVEKELGPISVLINNAGAYLRKPLLDITEEDFDFQLKVNAYGPFFCTQAVVGKMADRGGGTVIFVLGSETRGGPAQYSAYNASKLAPRAIAESVAYEFMHLGVHAASLDVDGAVDSPRVREAMPNTDPSHFVAPEAICNEIVHLINQPKSSWTFQVDLRSFVQWRPRVAPKKKG
- a CDS encoding type III pantothenate kinase, whose amino-acid sequence is MLITLDVGNSHTVIGIYDGEKLTHHWRIQTVPERTTDEHGALLNTLLAGAGIEPGFKPEGVIIACVVPPLNQSMEHLAERYFRCIPVMVGPGIKTGMPILYENPKEVGADRIVNAVAAYERYSSACIVVDFGTATSFDYITGRGEYAGGAIAPGLDVSMDALIARAAKLYRVELVRPREAVGRTTISSIQSGLIFGYTALVDGLVHRIRKERGERARVIATGGLAELIARESETIEEVDEFLTLKGLRLIFERNRR
- a CDS encoding MBL fold metallo-hydrolase gives rise to the protein MEKPVRIVTDSMIGMKLPDYARHSPRVATVLGHNPGPFTGPGTNTYLVGASARPILLDTGQGVPIWGDLLVAALKELCGSSELDRIVLTHAHVDHIGGVKQARERFGEMEVIKMPWVGHDTAAGNRLTAIADGAVVKGEGLTLRAIHTPGHAPDHLCYYLAEERALFTGDVVLGAGTTVIPDDTGDLGQYMDSLHRLLELDLETIYPAHGPVIRKPKEKIREYISHRELREQQILEALSGGGLEVMAIVKKIYIDVPEYLHPAAASSVRSHLKKLGREGRVVEHGQRWNIN